The Setaria viridis chromosome 2, Setaria_viridis_v4.0, whole genome shotgun sequence DNA window ACATGTCGCCTTGGATGCAGGGGGTGGCTCCTGACCAGGGATAACAATCTTGGTTCCTTTCAGTAGACTCGAACTTCCACTGGAATCAGACTCCTCATTGGCAACAAGGTTTTTCTTGCTGACAATCCGGTAAATCTCTGTCAGGACAGTCATGAAGGCGCTCTCAACATTGGTGGCCTCAAGGGCAGAGGTCTCCATGAAAAAGAGGTTCTCACGCTCAGCAAACTCCTTAGCATCCTCCGTTGGCACGGCACGAAGCGTGCCTAGATCAGATTTGTTACCAATAAGCATGATAACAATGTTCTTATCTGCATGACCACGTAGCTCCTCAAGCCACCTAACCACATGATCAAAGGACTGGCGCTTGGTTATGTCATATACTAACATAGCTCCAACTGCACCTCTGTAGTAGGCACTTGTTACAGCTCGGTACCTATTACCACATTAAGAAAGGTTTAGACATTAATAGTGTGAATGCTTACATAAAGAGATGGCGTAGATGAACCAAGAGACACTCcctccactttttttttcttccatgtTTTATTAGGAGTGAAAAGTGTGATTGTTTGTTTACATTTGATAATATATATAATCTTGAGAACTGAACTAACTCTTTCTAGTGTCCCTAGCCCATTTAGCATGTATAATATACATGATTAAATAGCTTTGTTTAACGTTCGTTAACATAGAAGACACAAGATTCAAGGGACAAATGAATTTAAGACATCATACACAAGTACACAACTCAATAGGGTCATTTGGCCATCATGTGCTTTTTTGTTATTTGTGTATGAAAAGATAATACCAAATAAAATAGAATGGAGAGAGTACATCCAACATACTTTTGCTAAAATTACTCTAATACATGCCAAGATTCAAAAACTGGAAGTAGAACAAAGTTCAGTTTCTAGTTCTCCATTGAAAACAGAGGATACCCCAATGGACATGGACTCTGTGTACCTAGGTGAACACATACCCCTTATCCACACCACTCAAGTTGTGCTAGATCATGTCtttattcaaaattt harbors:
- the LOC117842428 gene encoding ras-related protein RGP1: MSRGELGQKIDYVFKVVLIGDSAVGKSQLLARFARNEFNLDSKATIGVEFQTRTLTIDKRTVKAQIWDTAGQERYRAVTSAYYRGAVGAMLVYDITKRQSFDHVVRWLEELRGHADKNIVIMLIGNKSDLGTLRAVPTEDAKEFAERENLFFMETSALEATNVESAFMTVLTEIYRIVSKKNLVANEESDSSGSSSLLKGTKIVIPGQEPPPASKATCCMSS